From Camelus bactrianus isolate YW-2024 breed Bactrian camel chromosome 35, ASM4877302v1, whole genome shotgun sequence, a single genomic window includes:
- the THNSL1 gene encoding threonine synthase-like 1 translates to MLHLNRCQHLKRVIQKCFASIHVKTDKHTQLFLSRTFALAELRKSWHSISSLVGDKNIILMGPPGAGKTTVGRIIGQKLGCCVIDVDDDVLEKTWNMSVSEKLQDVGNEQFLEEEGKAVLNFSASGSVISLTGSNPMHDASMWHLKENGIIVYLDVPLMDIVSRLKLMKTDRIVGQNSGTSMKDLLKCRRQYYKKWYDTRVFCESGASPEEVADKVLNAVKRYQDVDSETFISTRHIWPKDCEQKVPAKFFSEAVIEGLASDGGLFVPEKEFPKLNCGEWKSLVGATYIERAQVLLEKCIHPADIPAARLGEMIETAYGENFACSKIAPVRHLSGNQFILELFHGPTGSFKDLSLQLLPHFFAHCIPPSCNYMILVATSGDTGSAVLHGFSHLNKNDQQRIAVATFFPENGVSDFQKAQIIGSQKENGWAVGVMSDFDFCQTSIKTIFKDSDFTGFLTVEYGTVLSSANSINWGRLLPQVVYHASAYLDLVSQGFISFGSPVDVCIPTGNFGNILAAVYAKMMGIPVRKFICASNQNHVLTDFIKTGHYDLRERKLAQTFSPAIDILKSSNLERHLHLMANKDGQLMTRLFNQLEEQHHFQIEKILVEKLQQDFVADWCSEAECLAAIHSTYNTSGYILDPHTAVAKVVADKMQDKTCPVIISSTAHYSKFAPAIMQALKIKEINHTSSSQVYLLSSYNALPPPHEALLETAKQQEKVDYQVCAADVNVLKSHVEKLVENQFILKVSE, encoded by the coding sequence ATGCTCCACCTTAACCGATGTCAGCATCTGAAACGAGTCATTCAGAAATGTTTTGCTAGTATACATGttaaaacagataaacacacacaGCTGTTTCTTTCAAGAACCTTTGCACTTGCGGAATTAAGGAAGTCATGGCACTCAATATCCTCTCTTGTTGGAGACAAAAATATTATCCTGATGGGACCGCCTGGTGCTGGGAAGACAACAGTAGGCAGAATAATAGGTCAGAAACTAGGCTGTTGTGTCATAGATGTGGACGATGATGTCCTTGAAAAAACCTGGAATATGAGTGTGTCTGAAAAATTGCAGGATGTTGGTAATGAGCAATTtttagaagaggaaggaaaagctgTGTTAAACTTCTCTGCATCTGGAAGTGTGATTTCCCTTACTGGGTCCAATCCAATGCATGACGCTAGCATGTGGCATCTGAAGGAAAATGGAATAATTGTGTATCTGGATGTTCCTCTAATGGATATAGTTAGTCGcctaaaattaatgaaaacagatAGGATTGtaggtcagaattctggaacgtcAATGAAAGACTTACTTAAATGTAGAAGACAGTATTATAAGAAGTGGTACGACACTCGTGTTTTTTGTGAAAGCGGGGCTTCCCCGGAGGAAGTAGCTGATAAAGTGCTGAATGCAGTTAAAAGATACCAAGATGTGGACTCAGAAACGTTCATTTCCACACGACACATTTGGCCTAAAGACTGTGAACAGAAGGTTCCAGCAAAATTCTTTAGTGAAGCTGTGATTGAGGGGTTAGCCTCTGATGGTGGACTCTTTGTTCCCGAGAAGGAGTTTCCCAAATTAAACTGTGGGGAGTGGAAAAGCCTAGTAGGAGCAACTTACATAGAAAGAGCACAGGTACTCTTGGAAAAATGCATACATCCCGCAGACATACCTGCTGCCAGGCTGGGAGAAATGATTGAAACTGCTTATGGGGAGAACTTTGCCTGCTCAAAAATTGCCCCCGTCAGGCACCTGTCTGGCAACCAGTTCATCCTGGAGTTGTTTCACGGACCAACGGGATCGTTTAAAGATCTGTCTTTACaacttctgcctcatttttttgCACACTGTATTCCACCAAGTTGCAATTACATGATACTTGTAGCCACCTCAGGGGACACAGGGAGTGCAGTCTTACATGGCTTTAGTCATCTTAATAAGAATGACCAGCAAAGAATAGCTGTGGCCACATTTTTCCCTGAGAACGGAGTGAGCGATTTTCAAAAAGCGCAAATAATTGGCAGTCAGAAAGAAAATGGATGGGCAGTGGGTGTCATGTCAGATTTTGATTTTTGCCAGACAtctataaaaacaatttttaaagactCTGATTTTACTGGCTTTCTTACTGTGGAATATGGAACGGTCTTAAGTTCAGCTAATTCCATAAACTGGGGCCGACTGCTTCCCCAGGTAGTTTATCATGCCTCTGCATACCTTGATCTCGTTAGCCAAGGATTTATTTCTTTTGGAAGCCCTGTCGATGTCTGTATTCCCACAGGAAACTTTGGTAACATTTTAGCGGCAGTGTATGCCAAAATGATGGGAATCCCTGTTCGGAAATTCATTTGTGCTTCTAATCAGAACCATGTTTTGACTGATTTTATAAAAACAGGACATTATGATCTAAGGGAAAGAAAATTAGCACAGACCTTTTCGCCAGCCATAGATATTCTCAAATCTTCAAACCTGGAACGGCATTTACACTTGATGGCAAATAAGGATGGACAACTAATGACAAGATTATTTAACCAACTGGAAGAGCAGCATCACTTCCAGATAGAGAAGATCCTAGTTGAGAAACTTCAGCAGGACTTTGTAGCCGACTGGTGCTCCGAGGCAGAGTGCCTGGCAGCCATTCACTCCACCTACAACACCTCAGGCTATATTTTGGACCCACATACTGCTGTCGCGAAAGTAGTTGCAGACAAGATGCAAGACAAAACCTGCCCGGTGATCATCTCCTCTACAGCTCATTACTCAAAGTTTGCACCTGCCATCATGCAGGCTTTAAAGATCAAAGAAATCAACCATACTTCCTCCAGTCAGGTTTATTTACTGAGTTCATACAATGCGTTACCTCCACCACATGAGGCTTTATTAGAGACAGCAAAGCAGCAAGAGAAGGTGGACTACCAGGTCTGTGCAGCAGATGTGAATGTCCTGAAGAGCCACGTGGAAAAACTAGTAGAAAACCAGTTCATATTAAAGGTTTCTgagtaa